A genomic window from Antedon mediterranea chromosome 4, ecAntMedi1.1, whole genome shotgun sequence includes:
- the LOC140046575 gene encoding uncharacterized protein: MATSNNPKIAKKPEMKCICENKEQVENYCQECEHYLCHSCSKPHKLLPTTKKHTLLSADEVQTMTPQQFALLKPAICFTHDKPLEMYCTTCKVPICINCTVTRHKATEDHDTIDVATAFNTFKETAKELQRAADKYTKKLNYGIQSGNRIAEKLKESKETSLRGIRHQVQEMINIIKKNGDKMEKKVQAIYENYTAVNDGHMKKLREIKSELKENEEFLDELVKGEPATAMTLSESALKTLKDQINNSIETKPKDNGSISFFGNRNQIDLLKQHNIGNVTQVIDYLTVTAPEAVTQGQPIVMKISKPQTCISPKLKATWTPPSGKTNNALVEDDNNDNYVIRGVCTTEGICTLNVHINDAPINQSPINIKVEKEGLVNEIRLDVKTYGLLKCDDGDLLVSCFTNEIYKYLQSEKYVNKIILPKDVEVNRMYKMKNYKIVFSDTGNKCIQVCDMNGKMIKSIGKGKLTEPYGIHIDEKTNVVYVADFTTGCCILTFDINSGEELIKIGQQKGGQFKYSDVTLTKTGEVLLVDRENHQVLLYDKDNKSLKVLIDKGLEDGKVHTPWAVVVDDDDNIIIASDNKVQLFSSDGQFIKIISGDNSHQLCVISSHPRRIAIPYWIYNTIKIFNY; encoded by the coding sequence ATGGCGACAAGTAACAATCCAAAAATTGCAAAGAAACCAGAGATGAAATGTATTTGTGAAAATAAAGAACAGGTTGAAAATTACTGCCAGGAATGTGAACATTACTTGTGCCACAGCTGTAGCAAACCACATAAACTACTTCCAACAACCAAAAAACATACTCTACTCTCAGCAGACGAAGTGCAGACAATGACGCCACAGCAATTTGCATTATTAAAACCAGCCATTTGTTTCACTCATGATAAGCCACTAGAGATGTACTGTACAACATGTAAAGTACCAATATGCATAAATTGTACAGTAACAAGGCACAAGGCAACAGAAGACCATGACACAATTGATGTTGCAACAGCGTTCAATACATTTAAGGAGACGGCAAAAGAGTTACAAAGAGCTGCTGATAAATACACTAAAAAACTAAACTATGGAATACAATCCGGTAACAGGATTGCTGAGAAACTCAAAGAAAGTAAAGAAACAAGTTTAAGAGGTATTAGACACCAAGTTCAGGAAATGATAAACATAATCAAGAAAAATGGTGATAAGATGGAAAAAAAAGTTCAAGCGATTTATGAAAATTATACAGCTGTAAATGATGGACACATGAAGAAATTACGAGAAATTAAATCTGAATTGAAAGAAAATGAGGAATTTCTTGATGAGTTAGTAAAGGGTGAACCAGCAACTGCTATGACATTAAGTGAAAGTGCATTAAAAACACTGAAAGATCAAATTAACAATTCTATAGAAACCAAGCCAAAAGACAATGGAAGTATTTCATTCTTTGGAAACAGAAATCAAATTGATTTGCTGAAACAACACAACATAGGAAATGTTACGCAAGTTATAGACTATTTGACAGTTACAGCACCAGAAGCAGTGACCCAAGGTCAACCAATTGTTATGAAAATCAGCAAACCACAAACATGTATTTCACCAAAACTGAAAGCAACATGGACACCACCTTCAGGAAAAACCAACAATGCTCTTGTTGAAGATGATAACAATGACAATTATGTTATAAGAGGAGTATGTACAACTGAAGGAATCTGTACATTAAATGTACACATCAATGATGCACCAATCAACCAATCACCAATTAATATCAAAGTAGAGAAGGAAGGATTGGTAAATGAAATTAGACTTGATGTTAAAACCTATGGACTGCTCAAGTGTGATGATGGTGATTTGCTGGTTTCCTgttttacaaatgaaatttacaaATACCTACAATcagaaaaatatgtaaataagaTAATACTACCAAAAGATGTTGAAGTTAACAGAATGTACAAAATGAAGAATTACAAAATAGTATTCAGTGATACAGGTAATAAATGCATTCAAGTTTGTGATATGAATGGTAAAATGATCAAATCAATTGGCAAAGGAAAATTGACAGAACCATATGGTATCCATATAGATGAGAAAACAAATGTTGTGTATGTAGCAGACTTCACAACTGGATGTTGCATTTTAACATTTGACATTAATAGTGGTGAGGAGTTAATAAAGATAGGACAACAAAAAGGAGGTCAATTTAAATACAGTGATGTTACACTTACAAAAACTGGTGAAGTGCTTCTAGTAGACAGGGAAAACCATCAAGTATTATTATATGATAAGGACAACAAGTCATTGAAAGTACTAATAGATAAAGGACTTGAAGATGGTAAGGTGCATACACCATGGGCAGTTgtagttgatgatgatgataacatcATTATAGCAAGTGATAACAAAGTACAACTATTTAGTAGTGATGGACAATTCATCAAAATAATCAGTGGAGATAATTCACATCAGTTATGTGTCATTTCAAGTCACCCACGCAGGATTGCCATACCATATTGGatttataacacaattaaaatatttaattattaa
- the LOC140047521 gene encoding sideroflexin-5-like, with translation MDYPSFELNKSRFPQTTFIGRLYHFLDIIDPRTLFTSNKKLQESISLLEAFRNGTLPEGITNQQLWAAQKIKQAIIHPDTGEKVFMPFRMSGFVPFGSPIVVGLLLPNPTLASTIFWQWINQSHNAMVNYANRNASQETPLSRFLMGYFAAVGSACTIAVSLNMLLKRATKLKASTRFLVQRFVPFPAVATASTCNCILMRYGELYEGIDVMDDKGNSVGTSKIAAKKALMQTALTRMVLPAPILLIPPILMSYLEKTKFLRGNPRLTLAVNAVVVTLSFGCALPVAISIFPQFSQIATSKLEKEIQDSTKEVTLMYNKGL, from the exons ATGGATTATCCAAGTTTTGAACTTAATAAATCACGTTTTCCTCAG ACTACATTTATTGGGCGTCTTTACCATTTTCTTGACATTATTGATCCTAGAACGTTGTTTACATCAAAT aaaaaattacAGGAGTCGATTAGTTTGTTGGAAGCATTCAGGAATGGAACGTTACCGGAAGGAATAACAAATCAGCAATTATGGGCGgcacaaaaaataaaacag GCAATCATCCATCCTGATACGGGAGAAAAGGTATTCATGCCATTTAGGATGTCTG gttttGTTCCATTTGGTTCGCCTATTGTTGTTGGTTTACTTTTACCAAACCCCACACTTGCAAGTACTATATTTTGGCAG tggATAAATCAAAGTCACAATGCTATGGTTAATTATGCGAACAGAAATGCAAGCCAG GAGACGCCTTTAAGCAGATTTTTGATGGGTTACTTTGCAGCTGTTGGTAGTGCATGTACAATTGCg GTGAGTCTGAATATGTTACTTAAAAGAGCAACTAAATTAAAAGCCAGCACCAGATTCCTTGTTCAGAGGTTCGTTCCATTTCCTGCTGTAG CAACTGCCAGTACTTGTAACTGTATCTTAATGAGATATGGTGAATTGTATGAAGGAATTGATGTAATGGACGACAAAGGTAATTCTGTAGGAACATCAAAAATAGCAGCTAAAAAG GCCTTGATGCAGACTGCACTAACTCGAATGGTTCTTCCTGCTCCTATCCTGCTGATACCACCAATCTTGATGTCTTATTTGGAAAA GACTAAATTCTTGCGTGGTAATCCACGTTTAACTTTAGCTGTGAATGCAGTCGTGGTGACTTTATCATTTGGATGTGCTCTTCCGGTTGCTATCAGTATTTTTCCACAGTTTTCACAG ATTGCAACATCCAAGCTGGAAAAAGAGATTCAAGACTCTACGAAAGAAGTGACGTTGATGTACAACAAGGGACTGTAG